From Thermodesulforhabdus norvegica:
AATTGCCGAAACTTCCGGAGTCGTCACAACCAGCGCCTTTTGAGCCCCGGCGATTGCGTTTCTGAAGCCCCTTTCTATACCTGCGGGACAATCCACCAGGATATAGTCAAACTCCTGCTCCAGTTTTGCGCAGAGTTCTTTCATCTGTTCCGGGTGTACGGCATCCTTTTCTCTTGTCTGTGCGGCGGGGATCAGGAACAGGGAAGTTACCTTCCTGTCTCTTATCATGGCCTGTTCCAGCCTGCACCGTCCCTCGATGACGTCCACGAGATTATAAACTATGCGATTTTCCAGCCCCATGACCACATCGAGGTTCCTCAGGCCTATGTCGGCATCGATCATCACAACGGATCTGCCCCTCAGGGCCAGAGCCGTCCCGAGATTGGCAACGGTAGTGGTTTTGCCCACTCCGCCTTTGCCAGAAGTAACTACTAAGGTTATACCGGCCATATTCACCTCGCTCAGTACGTTATCACCTCTATTCTATCATCCCTAATTTCCGCCACCTCATACCGCTTCGGTGCGTGGCGGTCTCCATGAGGGGGCACGGCCACGAGGTCGGCTATTCGAATTTGATTGGGTTCAATCGATAGCGCCCATATTTTGGCATTTCGGTTTCCCATAGCGCCGGCATGGGCCATTCCCCGAAGAACTCCGAAAATGATTATATCACGGCCTGCGATAACTTCGGCTCCGGGATTGACATCGCCCAGTATGATACAGTCAACGGGTGCCTCAATTCTCATTCCCGATCTGCAGGTATGCCTTATTATAACCGGTTCAAGCCCTTGCTCTTCAACGGGAATCTGCTTGATGGGAATATCCAGTTGCTGAGACACCCAGTCAAAGAAGGATTCCAGGTTGTGTCCCAGCCGCAACTCAACTATCTGGGCATTCCAATCTTTGCGCAGCATGTCTCTGATGGCCTTGACTTCATCCACCCTGAAGGGCCTGAGCCCCAGATCCAGGACCACACTGGCCGACTTGAAAAAGTTATTGGAACTCCTGTGTTTCTTTTCCAGGTGCCGGAGAATCATCTGAAAAGGCATGGAAGGGTCGAGTATGAAAACAAAACGGCCGTCCCTCTGTGCTCTTATTTGAACCGGTGTGGAACCTCGATCCGTGTTCACCTGCTGGCTCCTTTTAAGCTTTTTCCAGAACACTCCAGTCAATACGGCATTCCAGCTGACGAAGGTCCCTGATTCTAGGGAAACCCCTGGTATGCCGGTTCCAGGGCTGATCGAAAATGATCACATGGAAGCCCTGTTCTTTGAGGGAACAGCATGTATCGGGTCTATCCTCCACAAAGGCCTTAATTCCCATTTTCCTCAGGACCTCGGCCTTTACGGCCGGGTCTCCCGTTGCAGTGACCTGTATGTTTTCAGGGTCCACATCGGAGAGAAGTCTTCTAAGCCACTCCATAATTGAATCCGGCCATATCCTGGCCGTTACAAATCTTAATGGGACGAAACGCCCAAGTTTTCCCAGGACCTCTTGAGCCCCCGGACAGGGAGGAATTCTGGCCGTGTACTCATCGCTCAAGGTCAGACAAAGGATTTCGTCAATTGCCTCTGCAGGAGCAGGCACGCATTCATGGAGATTGTACTGCGAGAGGTGTTCCTTGGAAAACCCCCGTAGTCCCAAACGCTCTCTTACCAATTCGACAAAAATAGCCATGGTGTCCGCTACGACCCCGTCGATGTCAAAAGCCAGCATTCTGGGGTCTATCAAATCGGAGCGATCTCCTTCAATCCATGACGCATACTTGAGCCGGTTCGTCAAATCTAAACCAGATTTCATAGATTCCTTCTTCAAGATGGCTGTGGATAACATAACCTACCTTGTGAAAAACATTTAACATCCGCCTATTGGATGCCAGCACGTAAGCGCAAAAACCGTCAATTTTTTTACTTTTTGCAATTTCGCACAAATAATGCAAGAGAAATGTTCCTATGCCTCTTCGCTGGTATTCTGCTCGTACGGCAAAGTCCACTTCGGCCATGTTGGTCTTCTGATCCAGGATGTATCTTCCGAGGGCTATTATAGTCTCATTTCCCACATCGCCCAACACCCCCACTATTGCCATTTCGTGCTCATAATCTATGTTGCACATGGCCTGAATGTTTCTGTGAGGGAATACCTTCATGGCCGACAGAAAACGGTAGTAAATGTCCTGGTCTGGCAGAGAATAGAAAAATTCCTGCAAAGCCCTTTCGTCGGTGGGTTTTATCGGCCTGAAAAAGACCGTAAGGTTTCCGGGGAAAATCTGATAGGTCTCCCACTGGCCCGGATAAAGCGGTTCATATACCGGGGGCAGTATCTGATCCTGGTACACATATCTTACCCTTTTAGCTTCGTCGAGCAGACGTTCTCTGAACTTGGGATGAGCGATGTTTATGAGTGCAATAGCCCGTTCTCTTATTGCCCTCCCGAAAAGGCTGGCCACACCAAATTCACTCACCACAAACTGTACCGTACTTCTCGGAGTTACCACTCCGGCGCCTTCCGTAAGATGCGTAACAATTCGGGATTTTTTCCCATCCGGGCTTGTAGAGGGCACCAGAATGATGGTTTTGCCGTTTTTTGCCCGAGAAGCCCCTACCATGAAATCCACGTACCCGCCTATACCGCTGTAGATCTTGTGCCCGATTGAATCGGCACAAACCTGACCGGTTATGTCCACTTCCAGTGCGGCGTTAATGGCCACCATCTGTTCGTGCTGGTCTATTACCCTGATGTTATTCACATATTCGGTGCTGTGAAACTCAACTATCGGGTTGTTGTGAACGAATTCATAAAGTTCTTTCGTTCCTATACAGAAACTTACGACGGCCTTTCCTTTATGGATGGTCTTTCTTCGCCCGGTAATCACATCTTGCATGATAAGGGCTCTATGAGCATCGGTCATCATTTCCGCATGAAGCCCTAAGTCCTTTTTATCGACCAGGTATCTTAGAATGGAATTGGTTATCCGACCTATTCCCGTCTGAATCGTTGCCCCGTCTTCGACGAGCCTGGCAGTGTACTTACCTATCCGTTCAAGTATGGGGCCCACGGGGAACTCCTTTACTTCGATAAGGTCCTCCGTGTGCTCTACAAACCAATCAATTTCCGTAACGTGGATAAAGGTATCCCCCAGGGTTCTCGGCATCTTTTCATTTACCTGAGCTATAACAATTCTGGAGTGCTGTACGGCCGTTTTGGTTATTTCGACCGATATTCCGAGGGAGCAAAATCCGTGGGAATCCGGAGGGCTTACCTGAATAAGGCATAAATCGAGAGGAAAGGGACCCCCGGGTTTAAAAAAGTTGGGTATTGTCGAGAAATGAGCCGGAATGTAGTCGGCCTGTCCCACGTTGACGGCCCGGCGTGTACGCGGCCCCACAAAGAATGTTTTGAGGCGGCAGTGCCCCAGGTAGGGAAACCAGTCTTCCGGGACGGAACCCAGAGAAAGGTTCTGAATGATTTCCACATCCCGGTAGCGTCCTATGAGTGAGAAGAGAGCCCTGACAAGATGTTGAGGTTCTGCACAACCGGGACTTATGTAGACTCTGTACCCATCACCCAGACTGCGGAGAATAGCTTCCTCTGCAGTTACCCTCTTTTCCGAATAGTATTTCTGCCAGCCCGGGTTCAAGGCCACTCCCACACCCCCTTACCTGTCGATCTCGTAGAAGCGCCAAACCCGACGGAAGATAACCTGTCCTTAGCACTATGTGAGGCTTCAGGGGCTCTCATGGCGCCTGCTCAAAGAAAGGTCTCTTGACTATCGTTTCATGCCTGGATGAGCCAACCGAAATCATCCAGACCGGTACCCCTATAAGCTCTTCCAGTCGTTCAACGTACCGCCTGGTGTTGCCCGGCAGGTCCTGGTAAGAACTGACCCTGGAAATGTCTTCGTTCCAGCCCGGAAGGACCTCATAAAGGGGCTCACACCTGGAAAAGGTCTCAAGGTCACAGGGTGCCTCGTCCAGAATTTCGCCGTCGACTCTGTACTTTGTTGCAATCTTTACTTCGGGCAACCCGGTCAGTACGTCAAGTTTGGTCAGCACCACTGCTTGAAAGCCGTTAAGTCTGGCCGCCTTCCTGAGCATCACAAGATCAAGCCATCCACATCGACGGGGACGGCCGGTAGTTGAACCGTATTCGCCTCCACGCTCTCTGATCTGGTCCCCCAGGTCACCGGAGAGCTCTGTTGGAAAGGGACCGGAACCAACTCTGGTTGTGTAAGCCTTAACGACACCGACGATATAGTCAAGGCTTGAAGGTCCCAGGCCGACACCACAGCATACATTACCCGCAAGGGTGTTAGAGGAGGTCACGAAGGGGTAAGTGCCGTGATCGACATCGAGAAAGGTTCCCTGGGCACCTTCGAATAGTACGTTTTTCCCCTGAGCGAGGTATCGGTTTACATACAGAGAAACGTCGTCTATGTAAGGTTTCAGCCGAGATCCGTACTCAAGGTATCTGCTTGCGGTATCTTCTTCCGATACCGGTTCTACTCCGTAGAAATTGCGCAGCAGGAAGTTTTTCTCCTCCAGGTTATTCTTCAATTTTTCCAGAAAAACCTTTTCGTTTATCAAATCGTGTATTCTGATACCCGCCCGGGCGGCTTTGTCTTCGTAACACGGCCCAATGCCCCTGCCGGTTGTGCCGATTCTGGACTTCCCCTTACGCATTTCACGGGCATTGTCCAGCGCTTTATGGTAAGGCATTATGACATGAGCATGTGCGCTTATTTTGAGCCGATCGGGTGTTACGGGAATTCCCTCACCTTCCAGGCGTTCGATTTCTTCCAGAAGCACTCCGGGATCAACCACCACCCCGTTTCCGATCATACAGAGTATGTGAGAATGTAAAATACCCGAAGGGATCAGGTGAAAAATCCTTTTTTTGCCGTTTACAACAAGAGTGTGCCCTGCATTGTTTCCGCCCTGGAATCGCACGACGGCATCTACCCTATCGGCTATTACGTCCACTATCTTTCCTTTTCCTTCATCACCCCACTGGGTTCCCACGATTACAAGAGCAGGCATTGTTCTTCTTTCCTCTCCTTTCACGTATTGAAATGGATGATCGCAATCTGCTGTGCCGGAGACGACATAGCTTATCTACAATACCAGGAATTTCGCAAGGGAAAATAGTCACAATTTGGCCTTTGAGTTTTATTGACTTTCCTGATGTTTCAGTCTGTTTAAAATCTTGAGGCGCTGGGATTGGTAGTAACGGCTGGAAGGGTCAAGCTTTATGGCCTGTTCAATAGCTTCTAAAGCCTTTCTATAATCGCCGGAAGCAAAGTAGGCTTCGGCAAGTGTGTCCCAGATATGGGGCTTTGAAGAATCCAGTTCAATCGCCCTTATTGCATATTCCACGGCCTTTCCGGTGTCTCGATACGGAGGAGGTGCAGTGGCATACAGCCATGCAAGGTTATTACAGAGGTCGGGATGGTTGGGATAGATCTCAACGCCTCTTTTGAGTGTTCGTTCGGCCTCGCTGTATCTCTTCTTCTCCAGAAGGTATGCTCCGTAGGCGGCATATATGTCCGCCCGCTCTACGGGGCTTTCCACTTCACCCTCCAGAACCGTTATTATCATGTCTATGTCGCGACTTCGATACCAGTCGGTATGTTGCAAAACCCAGGTTGTGAGCATGAATAAACCCAGGATGACGAAAAAAGTCTTTATCGATCGGTTCATCCTTCTGTCGTGACCTTCAATAACCTCGGGATTAGATGCGGCCGCAGTAAGAAATTCAATCCGTTCCCTTATACTGTAGTGATGCCAGCTCGGGAGGTCTTCTGTGTTACCGCTCGCAACGGCGATCTTTTGAAAGGACCTTATCAGTGGCCATGGATCACCAGTCGCCACAAGTGCATAAGCATCCGCCTGACGCTCGCTATTTCTGAGAAAATATCCGAAAATATATCGGAAGTACGCTATGAGGATCATCAACGCGGGCATAGAGCAAAGCAGGACGAAAAGAAGCTGTTTTATCGGGCGTTGGGAAAAGGCGAGCTTTACGAAGAAAACCGAACGGCTCAAAAATGTAAATACCAGGTCACCAAGCCCGTACATTATTACCCCGAAGCTGAGGAAGAAGAGAAGAAAGAAAGGCATATGTCGGAGCTTTATGTGGCCCATCTCGTGAGCTATTACCGCTTTTAATTCTTCATTTCCAAGCAACCGATAGAGAGCAGGGGTAATCAGAATATAGCGCCATCGTGGCAAAAAACCCACAACGGCAGCCGTAAGAGCCCTGCCGCCCATTAACGGCCAGAACAGGAAATCCTTTACTACAAAACCTTTGTCCCGGCAGAAGCGCTCCAGAATCAACCGTTTTTCGTCGAATGGAATGGCCTTGCACCTCCATACTCTCACCACAAGAGGAGGCCCGAATAAGGCAAAGACGGATAGAGTAAGAGCTATGGGGATGATTTCATACCAGGAGTAATCGGAAAAACCGGAAAACAGCGTTTCTTCTAACAGCTCGGAGGCTAAAGACAGAATCAGCCAGGGTGTTAGAAGACCGGCGTACAGGATTATCTGCTCACGAACATAGCCCCAGGACGCGAGATCGGCGTTGCCGCACTTTACCCTCAAGGCATGACCGTCCAGCCAGATGATGATGAGATAAACAAAGTAGAGCGCTAGTCCCGTCAGCGCTCTAAGTGTAACGGAAGAATAAAAGGGTGTGTTTTCAGGAAACAGACACTGGATGTGAAGACCGTAAGTCAACACCACCAGAAAAACGAGGGCCACTATGTTCAAAAATCCTTCCGTCAGATGGATAATTACGGCGGGAGGTAATTTGTTCGTGCCGAGTTTACGCAGTGCTCTTTTGTAACCGAAGCGACATATAATGTGAAATATCAAATACTGAAGCAAAAGGGCGGCAAAAAGCCTGTACTTCCCGAAAAAGGTGGGAAGATCGGTGGGTGTTGTGGTGAAAATGAAAATTACGATGAGGAAGTAAATAATCTGAGTGTACATGGTGTCCTTTTATCGGAAAACGGGGATACCGCTCAGTCGGTCAGGCGAAACTGTACCTTACCTTTTCCCAGCAGATCGTGAAGATGCAGTATTCCCACCACCTGATCTCCCGGAATAACAACGGGAAGAACCGTTATCAAATGGCGCTCCATAATCTGTAGCGCATCGGCTACGGCAGAATCCGGAGAGATGGTTTTCGGCTCTTTCGTCATGACTTCGTCGATTACCAGTTCGTAGAGCTTGTAACCCCACTTGGTGATTGCCCGTCTCAAATCACCGTCGGTAAAAATCCCCAGAAGTTTATTCTCACAGTTCACCACCAGCGTTGCTCCCAGACCCTTCACGTTCATTTCCTCTATGGCTTTATCCATAGAAGTGCCGGGCAGGACAAGGGGTATATCACCTCCTGTTTTCATTAGGTCACGAACGGGAATTTTAAGCCTCTGGCCCAGATGCCCTCCGGGATGAATGGTTCGAAATTCTTCAGGCCCGAAATTTTTCTCCCGGGCCAGAACAACGGCAAGGGCATCCCCCATGGCCAGTGCCGCCGTGGTGCTCGTTGTTGGGGCGAGTCCGAAAGAACAGGCTTCTCTCGGAACCGCTACATCGATTACGATGTCACTCAACTTCGCAAGAGTCGATAAGGGGTCACCTGTTATGGCAATGATCTTTACATCCAGCGGTTTAACTGCACGAATCATCTGGTTTAACTCACCGGTCTCACCGCTGTTGGAAAGGGCGATAATGACATCTTCAGGTCTTACCATTCCCAGATCTCCGTGCAGGGCTTCCGCCGGATGCAGGAAAAATGAAGGGGTTCCCATACTGCTTAGTGTGGCGGCGATCTTCCGAGCTATAATTCCCGACTTACCTATACCACAGGTTATTACCCGACCTTTGCAATTAAGAAGAAGAGCAATTGCTTCTTCGAAGCTCTTGCCGAGACGCTTCCTGACGGTCAGAATCCCTTCGGCTTCAATGCTCAACACTTCTCTGGCAAGTTCCAGCAAATCCGAGCTTTTAAGATCTTCGCCGGATTCTTTCGTCGTCACCGGCTTTGTCCATAGCAGGCAATTACCCATAAAAAACCTCTTATTTTTCGAAGCAGTCTTTTTGGAGTTCTGCCTCACACGGAATAGGGTAGTCCCCGGTAAAACAGGCGACGCAGTAAGGATGATTACGGCAACGCGCTCCCGTTGCTTCCAGAAGCCCTTCCAGACTCAGATAACCCAGAGAATCCAGCCCTATGAAGTCTCTTATTTCCTCAACCGAGTGGGACGCCGCTATAAGTTCTCCTCTCGTGGAAAAATCAATCCCGTAAGGACAGGGATGTCTGTGAGGAGGACAGCTCACAAGCATGTGGAGTTCCTTGGCACCGGCCTGCCGCAGGGTGTGGATCCTCGTTCTCGTGGTTGTTCCCCTAATTATTGAATCCTCTATGAGAACTATACGTTTACCGCGGATTAGCTCCTTTACGGGATTGAGCTTAACCCTTACGGCGAAGGTTCTCATATTCTGACTGGGTTGAATGAAGGTTCTGCCTACATAGTGGTTTCTTATGATACCCATTTCGAAAGGTAGATTTGAAGCTTCCGCATAACCGAGGGCGGCATAGTTGCCCGAGTCGGGAAAGGGCATAACCATGTCTGCGTCGATGTCGTATTCTTTTGCAAGGAGCTGGCCGAGACGCTTTCGAACCAGATACACATTTTGGCCGAATATACGACTGTCGGGACGGGCAAAATAGATGAATTCAAATATGCAGTAGCGCGAATCGGTTGTCGGAAAAGGGAAAACAGACTTCATTCCGTTGTGGTCGATTATTAAAATCTCGCCCGGTTCGATGTCCCTCAGGTAGTGAGCTTCTATCAGGTCGAAGGCACAGGTTTCCGAAGCCACCACATAAGCGTCATGGAGTTTTCCAAGACACAAAGGCCGAAATCCCATGGGATCTCTTACGGCAATCAATTTGTCCCTGGTACAGATGACCAGCGAATAGGCCCCCCTGACCTCCTGCAACGCCCTGATCAGGGCCTCTTCGAGTCCATACTTCAAGTTCCTGGCCACGAGATGCATTATCACTTCTGTGTCCATGGTGGTCCGGAAGATTGCCCCCTGAGATTCAAGGTCTCGCCTGAGTTCAACAGCGTTCACCAGATTTCCATTGTGGGCTATGGCATAATATTCACGACCATGAAACACCACAAAAGGCTGGGCGTTTGAAAGAAGTGAAGAGCCTGTGGTCGAATATCTAACATGACCGATGCCCAGATAGCCCCGAAGAGATTGAAGGATCTCTTCACGGAAGACTTCTGAGACGAGGCCCATGTTCTTGTAGTCTCTCAGGCGATTTCCGTCAGATACGGCAATACCTGCACTTTCCTGGCCTCGATGTTGCAAGGCATACAATCCGAAGTAGATCAATTTCGATGCATCTTCATGGCCGTATATTCCGAATATTCCACATTCTTCCCGTCTTGATGGAGTAAAAACCTCAAGGGGCGGACACCTCATGGGCAACTGCTCACCTCTTATTTTTGACTCAGGCTTCGGCCGCCATCTTCATGGACAGAACCTCACTATGATATTCCTGAAGCGACCTTACCGTCCAGTCTCCTTTCCTCAGGGCTGAAACCGCCTCGGCCAGTGCTGCAGCCCCTGCTATGGTCGTGGTATAAGCGATGTTGTAAAGCAGCGTAGCTCTTCGGATGTGGAAGGCGTCTGATTGAGTTTTGCGCCCGAGGCTTGTGTTTATAACAAGATGGACTTCACCGTTTTTGATGTAGTCGATAACGTGAGGGCGACCCTCGCTGATCTTAAAAACCCTCTCGGCCTTTACGCCGTGATCTTTCAGATAACGACAGGTCCCCGTGGTTGCTATGATCCGGAATCCCATTTCTTCGAAGCGTTTTGCCACCGGGACGACCTTCGGTTTGTCTCGATCATGAACGCTCACGAAGACCGTGCCCGATGTGGGCAGTCGATAACCCGTTGCGGCCTGAGCCTTGGCAAAGGCAATACCGAACTCCATGTCAATTCCCATAACTTCCCCTGTAGATTTCATCTCGGGTCCCAGAAGAATGTCAACACCCGGAAAGCGGTTAAAGGGGAAGACCGATTCCTTCACCGAAATGTGGGCCGGTACGACTTCCTTTGTGAACCCAAGCTCTTCGAGGGTTTTACCCATCATTACCTTCGTTGCCAGCTTTGCAAGAGGTACTCCGGTAGCCTTGCTCACAAAGGGAACAGTTCGAGAAGCCCTGGGATTGACCTCCAGAATGTAAACCGTTCCCCTCTGAATGGCAAATTGAATATTCATGAGGCCGACAACTCCCAGTTCACGGGCTATCAACTTCGTCTGTCTTATCAATTCATTCTGAAGCTCCTGCGGAATGCTTATAGGCGGAAGCACACAAGCACTGTCTCCCGAATGGACACCGGCGGCTTCGATATGTTCCATTATTCCACCAACAACGCAAAGCTTTCCATCGCTTATCGCGTCAACGTCAACCTCTATGGCGTCCTCCAGAAATCGGTCTATCAGGATTGGATGCCCGGGGCTGACCTCCACGGCGGTCTTCATGAACTCACGGAGAGTTTCTTCGTCGTAAACGATCTCCATGGCACGGCCACCCAGAACGTATGAGGGCCGAACGACGACAGGGTAACCTATACGGCGTGCATGGAAAATGGCTTCGTCAACGCTTGTGGCAGTAGCGTTTTCCGGTTGCCTTAACCCCAGTTTTTTCAGGAGTGCCTGAAACCTTTTACGATCCTCGGCTCTGTCGATCGCATCAGGTGACGTTCCGAGTATTCGGACTCCGGCTTTTTCAAGCGGTACGGCCAGATTAAGCGGTGTTTGACCGCCGAACTGGACGATTACCCCGATGGGCTTTTCCGTTTCGATGATTTCCAGAACATCTTCCCTCGTAAGAGGTTCAAAGTATAGCTTGTCCGATGTGTCGTAGTCCGTGGACACCGTTTCGGGATTTGAATTAACCATTATAGACTCTATGCCCAGTTCTCTCAGTGCAAAGGACGCATGGACGCAACAGTAGTCGAATTCAATTCCCTGACCAATTCGATTTGGCCCTCCTCCCAGTATGACCACCTTCTTTCTTGATGACGGCCTGGACTCGTCTTCGTCCTCGTAGGTCGAGTAATAATAAGGTGTATAGGCCTCAAACTCGGCTGCACACGTATCGACCAGCTTGTAAACGGGTCTTACGCCGAGTTTCATCCGCTTTTCAAAAACCTTCAGCTCATCGGTTCCCGTCAGTTCACCGAGTCGAACGTCGGAAAAGCCCATGGCTTTAACGGACTTCATGCCCTCTTTTGAATCGAGAAATCCTGAAATGCCCCTGCATCTGGCCTTTATAAACTCTTCACATTCCACAATCTCCTTGATCTGCTGTAAAAACCAGGGGTCTATCTTGGTCCGCTCGTAAATCTCATCAATCGAGGCGCCGAGTTTAAGAGCCTCGGCAATCTGAAAGAGCCGTTTGGAGTTGGGGTAGCTTATCCTGTCGAGAAGTGTTTCGAGATATTCGGGGCCGCTATCGGCGGGTGGATCGGTAAATCCGTAACGTCCTATTTCAAGGGAACGTATTGCTTTCTGGAGAGCTTCTTTGAAGGTTCTCCCTATAGCCATCGTCTCGCCCACGGATTTCATCGAAGTGGTAAGAAGGTCGGGGGTTCTGGGAAACTTTTCGAAAGTAAATCTCGGGATCTTAACAACCACATAATCGATCGTGGGCTCGAAAGACGCCTTGGTTTCCCGGGTAATGTCGTTAGGAAGCTCGTCCAGAGAATACCCTACGGCCAGCTTAGCGGCCATTTTTGCGATGGGGAAGCCCGTCGCCTTTGACGCCAGGGCGGACGACCTGGAAACCCTCGGGTTCATCTCAATAACCACCATCTCGCCGTTTTCAGGGTTAACGGCAAACTGAACGTTTGATCCGCCCGTTTCCACGCCGATTTCCCTCATTATGGCAATAGCCGCATCTCTCATTTTCTGATATTCGCAATTGGTCAGGGTCTGAGCAGGGGCTACCGTTATGGAATCGCCGGTGTGGACTCCCATGGGATCAAAATTTTCGATGGAGCATATAATAACGACGTTGTCTTTGTTATCCCGCATTACTTCCAGCTCAAATTCCTTCCAGCCCAGCACCGATTCCTCCAGCATGACGGTATGGATCATGCTGGCATCCAGCCCCCGCTGGACTATTTCAGCGAGTTCTTCCCGGTTGTAGGCCACCCCACCTCCGGTTCCTCCTAGCGTAAAGGAAGGGCGGATTATAATGGGAAAACCTATTTCTTCGGCTATCTTTTCTGCTTCTTCCTTGGACCTGGCTATACCACTTTTGGGAACCCGAAGACCTATCCTCTTCATTGCTTCACGGAACTTATCACGGTCTTCGGCTTTCTCTATGACTTCCGGCCTGGCTCCGATCATTTCTACGCCGAACCTGTCGAGAACACCCTCTCGGGCCAGAGCAATGGCCGTGTTCAGGCCCGTCTGCCCCCCCAGGGTCGGCAGCAGAGCGTCAGGGCGCTCACGCTCTATTATCTTGGCAACGGCCTCCACGGTTATGGGCTCAATGTAAGTTCTGTCGGCCATGCCCGGGTCCGTCATTATTGTGGCGGGGTTGCTGTTCACGAGAACTATTTCGTAACCTTCCTCTTTCAGTGCCTTGCAGGCCTGGGTACCTGAGTAGTCGAACTCGCAGGCCTGACCGATTATAATCGGGCCTGACCCGATAATAAGGATTTTCTTTATGTCCGTACGCTTCGGCATGCTACGCCCCTCACATTCCCGACAAGTTTTTGTGTTTTCTTATCATTTCAATAAACCGGTC
This genomic window contains:
- the purF gene encoding amidophosphoribosyltransferase encodes the protein MRCPPLEVFTPSRREECGIFGIYGHEDASKLIYFGLYALQHRGQESAGIAVSDGNRLRDYKNMGLVSEVFREEILQSLRGYLGIGHVRYSTTGSSLLSNAQPFVVFHGREYYAIAHNGNLVNAVELRRDLESQGAIFRTTMDTEVIMHLVARNLKYGLEEALIRALQEVRGAYSLVICTRDKLIAVRDPMGFRPLCLGKLHDAYVVASETCAFDLIEAHYLRDIEPGEILIIDHNGMKSVFPFPTTDSRYCIFEFIYFARPDSRIFGQNVYLVRKRLGQLLAKEYDIDADMVMPFPDSGNYAALGYAEASNLPFEMGIIRNHYVGRTFIQPSQNMRTFAVRVKLNPVKELIRGKRIVLIEDSIIRGTTTRTRIHTLRQAGAKELHMLVSCPPHRHPCPYGIDFSTRGELIAASHSVEEIRDFIGLDSLGYLSLEGLLEATGARCRNHPYCVACFTGDYPIPCEAELQKDCFEK
- the carB gene encoding carbamoyl-phosphate synthase large subunit, whose amino-acid sequence is MPKRTDIKKILIIGSGPIIIGQACEFDYSGTQACKALKEEGYEIVLVNSNPATIMTDPGMADRTYIEPITVEAVAKIIERERPDALLPTLGGQTGLNTAIALAREGVLDRFGVEMIGARPEVIEKAEDRDKFREAMKRIGLRVPKSGIARSKEEAEKIAEEIGFPIIIRPSFTLGGTGGGVAYNREELAEIVQRGLDASMIHTVMLEESVLGWKEFELEVMRDNKDNVVIICSIENFDPMGVHTGDSITVAPAQTLTNCEYQKMRDAAIAIMREIGVETGGSNVQFAVNPENGEMVVIEMNPRVSRSSALASKATGFPIAKMAAKLAVGYSLDELPNDITRETKASFEPTIDYVVVKIPRFTFEKFPRTPDLLTTSMKSVGETMAIGRTFKEALQKAIRSLEIGRYGFTDPPADSGPEYLETLLDRISYPNSKRLFQIAEALKLGASIDEIYERTKIDPWFLQQIKEIVECEEFIKARCRGISGFLDSKEGMKSVKAMGFSDVRLGELTGTDELKVFEKRMKLGVRPVYKLVDTCAAEFEAYTPYYYSTYEDEDESRPSSRKKVVILGGGPNRIGQGIEFDYCCVHASFALRELGIESIMVNSNPETVSTDYDTSDKLYFEPLTREDVLEIIETEKPIGVIVQFGGQTPLNLAVPLEKAGVRILGTSPDAIDRAEDRKRFQALLKKLGLRQPENATATSVDEAIFHARRIGYPVVVRPSYVLGGRAMEIVYDEETLREFMKTAVEVSPGHPILIDRFLEDAIEVDVDAISDGKLCVVGGIMEHIEAAGVHSGDSACVLPPISIPQELQNELIRQTKLIARELGVVGLMNIQFAIQRGTVYILEVNPRASRTVPFVSKATGVPLAKLATKVMMGKTLEELGFTKEVVPAHISVKESVFPFNRFPGVDILLGPEMKSTGEVMGIDMEFGIAFAKAQAATGYRLPTSGTVFVSVHDRDKPKVVPVAKRFEEMGFRIIATTGTCRYLKDHGVKAERVFKISEGRPHVIDYIKNGEVHLVINTSLGRKTQSDAFHIRRATLLYNIAYTTTIAGAAALAEAVSALRKGDWTVRSLQEYHSEVLSMKMAAEA